A single Notoacmeibacter ruber DNA region contains:
- a CDS encoding tail protein X, which translates to MRRAVTDAPIRLDRLAKSLFGSEQSGTVEALLAANPLLALSLQVDFVVPAGTVLSIPETVETPADRLTRPWE; encoded by the coding sequence ATGAGACGGGCCGTGACGGATGCACCGATCCGCCTCGACAGGCTCGCCAAAAGCCTTTTCGGCAGCGAGCAGAGCGGCACGGTCGAGGCGCTGCTGGCCGCCAACCCACTTCTGGCTCTCTCCCTGCAGGTCGATTTCGTCGTGCCGGCCGGGACCGTGCTCTCCATTCCGGAAACGGTCGAGACGCCCGCCGACCGACTGACCCGGCCGTGGGAGTAA
- a CDS encoding Com family DNA-binding transcriptional regulator has protein sequence MKKDIRCVSCQALLFKIASTRGQTPARLPGIEIKCRRCGALNAFRADEPD, from the coding sequence ATGAAGAAGGACATCCGCTGCGTTTCGTGCCAGGCGCTGCTTTTCAAAATTGCATCAACCAGGGGGCAGACGCCCGCTCGTCTGCCGGGTATAGAAATCAAGTGCCGCCGATGCGGCGCACTCAACGCTTTCAGGGCCGACGAGCCCGATTGA